Proteins encoded in a region of the Massilia sp. UMI-21 genome:
- a CDS encoding UbiA family prenyltransferase encodes MAEPTITTDLGRPLVVDLDGSLIHSDLLWEAIVLFLKKNILRAWLLPFWLLAGKAAFKERLAREVELDPAALPYDAVVLALVRAERERGRRIVLATGSQRRFAEQIAGHLGLFDLVLATGDGINLTSHNKARRLAELYGAQGYDYLGNSRADLPVWLGCAHPWSVTCKPFRLADGRVTVHSGSVRGNTARALFKALRPRQWLKNLLVFVPMLAGHALDLPTFSASLVAFVAFSLCASSAYLLNDALDAQDDRVHPTKHTRPIASGALPLPLALFASPLLALAAIALCAAFNVLLLAAVLVYFASTVAYSVWLKRLLMVDIVALAVLYSLRVVGGAAATGIPPSFWLLGFSFFIFLSLALLKRHSELINLHKRGKDKTRGRGYTVEDRTPVGIMGVNSAFVSVLVFMLYFNSNNVLDLYRTPAWLAGILPLLVFWLGRLWVLSFRGEVNEDPVLYVSKDKVSLVVLACCLALATLASF; translated from the coding sequence ATGGCTGAGCCGACCATCACCACCGACCTGGGACGTCCGCTGGTCGTCGACCTGGACGGCAGCCTGATCCATTCCGACCTGTTGTGGGAAGCGATCGTGCTGTTCCTGAAGAAGAACATCCTGCGCGCCTGGCTGCTGCCGTTCTGGCTCCTGGCCGGCAAGGCGGCGTTCAAGGAAAGACTGGCGCGCGAAGTCGAACTCGATCCGGCGGCCCTGCCCTATGACGCGGTGGTGCTGGCCCTGGTGCGCGCCGAGCGCGAGCGCGGACGCCGCATCGTGCTGGCGACCGGCTCGCAGCGCCGCTTCGCCGAACAGATCGCGGGCCATCTCGGCCTGTTCGACCTGGTGCTCGCCACCGGCGACGGCATCAACCTGACCTCGCACAACAAGGCGCGCCGTCTCGCCGAACTGTATGGCGCGCAGGGCTACGACTACCTCGGCAATTCGCGCGCCGACCTGCCGGTGTGGCTGGGCTGCGCGCATCCCTGGTCGGTCACCTGCAAGCCCTTCCGCCTGGCGGACGGCCGCGTGACCGTGCATTCCGGCAGCGTGCGCGGCAATACGGCGCGGGCGCTGTTCAAGGCCCTGCGGCCGCGCCAGTGGCTGAAGAACCTGCTGGTGTTCGTGCCGATGCTGGCCGGCCATGCGCTCGACCTGCCCACCTTCAGCGCCTCGCTGGTGGCCTTCGTCGCGTTCTCGCTGTGCGCCTCCAGTGCCTACCTGCTCAACGACGCGCTCGACGCCCAGGACGACCGCGTGCACCCGACCAAGCACACGCGCCCGATCGCCTCGGGCGCCCTGCCGCTGCCGCTGGCCCTGTTCGCCAGTCCGCTGCTGGCGCTCGCCGCGATCGCGCTGTGCGCGGCCTTCAACGTGCTGCTGCTGGCGGCCGTGCTGGTGTATTTCGCCAGCACCGTGGCCTATTCGGTCTGGCTGAAGCGCCTGCTGATGGTCGACATCGTCGCGCTCGCCGTCCTGTACAGCCTGCGCGTCGTGGGTGGCGCGGCGGCCACCGGCATCCCGCCGTCGTTCTGGCTGCTGGGCTTTTCCTTCTTCATCTTCCTGAGCCTGGCCCTGCTCAAGCGCCACAGCGAGCTGATCAACCTGCACAAGCGCGGCAAGGACAAGACCCGCGGACGCGGCTACACGGTCGAGGACCGGACCCCGGTCGGCATCATGGGCGTCAACAGCGCCTTTGTGTCGGTGCTGGTCTTCATGCTCTACTTCAATTCCAACAATGTGCTGGACCTGTACCGCACCCCGGCCTGGCTGGCCGGGATCCTGCCGCTGCTGGTGTTCTGGCTCGGCCGCCTGTGGGTGCTGTCCTTCCGCGGCGAGGTCAACGAAGACCCGGTCCTGTACGTCAGCAAGGACAAGGTCAGCCTGGTGGTGCTGGCCTGCTGCCTCGCCCTCGCCACGCTGGCCTCCTTCTAA